A segment of the Centropristis striata isolate RG_2023a ecotype Rhode Island chromosome 15, C.striata_1.0, whole genome shotgun sequence genome:
gaaattcaacagaagtgtcaactcttctactaaataatagatttttcagcctctgtagcagatagaaatgaaattctaaaagtatttgagagcttatacaaatactacaaaacaacgtatccgctgtcccgctgttcaatgggttaacagacACCTGATGCTGCTGTggaattaaatgtaaaatgtgtgtgaaagttTGTCTCACCTTTCGATGACATCAGCGACAAACTGGCTGGCAGCCTGCGCCTGCTCTCCAGGTGGACCGGGCCGGAACCGGGAGGAGCACAGCGGCGGTAAGTCCACATTAGGAACTAAGGGACGGAGGAGTCAGAGACGGTTTATATGGATCCGTGTTAAAgttagaaaacaaaaactgacgGTCGaaacggaattgtccaaaaagtgaaagtgaggagcatttatgggtacaagtcaggaacgggcctactttacttatttcaagggtgctgaatccaaaaaaaaagattcccaagcgaaattttgagtttttgaccttctcatttgcatatcaaaatggcggccgttggtcgttggaccatttccccttagtttttttgtaagtaggcaatcaaagatgaggaaattaagtttctggatctatagtctagagtcagagcaaggatatagtggaggctcagtgtcttttttatgtatatatatgcaaaataccaacttttaaggcgAAATTAAGcagtatttgtgtcattttttaaggcgtacataaatattcaatttatatcacttttaaatgttccagttggtattttgcatatatatatacataaaaaagacactgagcctccactatatccttgctctgactctagactatagatccagaaacttaatttcctcatctttgattgcctacttacaaaaaaaactaaggggaaatggtccaacgactgagcaagatgggcaatttggtggccatttgatacaaattagaaggtcaaaaactcacaatttcgcttgggaaccattttttttggactcagcacccttgagatatgtaaggtaggccggttcctgacttgtacccataaatgctcctcacttcttataggaggcctttattctgaaatccctCTAGACTATTATGTTTCGAACTACCGCCTGGGGAAGATCTTgctgataaaaatgttttaaaaggagAAATTTATTTGCAGACCTCCTCTGGTGTTTATTTGGATCCCCTTTAGTGCCTTAAATCAACACTAGACCCTCTTACAGGACTCACCAATGTAACCTTTGCCGGGGGCGTCTACTGAAGGGTTCGTCAGCTCCTGCCGGTGTAGAAACACAAGAAATCATTAAACATTTGGTTCCAGATTCATTCATTAAAATCAGGTAACTGCTGTGTGTGGGATCATTTACCGCTTTGATCCCACAGATGACTGTCGTGTTTCCAACCTTCACCAGAGCCGAGCCATCAGCTGTGGATATGGACCCTGAACACAGAAATCAGACACAGAAAATCATCCCATGtggacaaaaaaagggaaataaatacataatttatactGTAGATGGGAATCAATGCTGGCTTACCTATGTTTAGTGTTGTTGTTCTGAATTCTGACAGCTCTCGTCCATCAGGTCGACAGTTTTCTTTCTGAAAAGAataattgttataattataatatacgTGAAATCATAACCAGTCACTCTGCAGCTCAAGTTTACAGTGTAAACAATGagataaatgtgtgtttgtgtttttaatcacTGACCAGGAAGCTCCTGTGGTACTCCAGAGGCTCAGCAATCCTGCAAGATTACAAGATTATAAATGAAGGAGGAAAATGTGAGATATTGACATTTATCTTTACCGTTACATGACggataacttaaaaaaataagaaacaacCTCCTGTAGATGAATGACAACACTATACTGACAAGTGCTTCATTAAGTAGCCAATATGCTGCTTCTGTTGTGGGTTAGCTAAATATTAGATGGACATAATTACAGTGTTTATATATTAAGTGAGCAGGACAGGGACAACTCTTTAACGATTTAACGGATTTacgtcattttcattttcataaaaCTATTTTCATAAACAGATCAGATCTGCTGCTGCTTATAAAATAATCCGACATCTgagaataaaacattaaaagtctAACTTTAGGTGCAATAATGACTCTTACTTGAAACCAGCCGCCATGATGTTTTGATTAACCACGTGGGTTTGGTGTACGTACTACGGGAGCCGGGAGAAGGACGCGCCGGCGACTAAATGCGATTGTGATGCACGTTAAACTGTCTTCTCTGGTTTGAATggcttttaaaacaatattgttAAAAAGAGGCCTAAATACATCTAATAAATACCTATATTACGTAACTTTCTATGTTATTATCATCTTTCTCCGAACAGAATATTAGAAAACActgattgaaataaataaatctttattaagaaaaaaaaaatccatttcgaataaattgaaataaaaaaatatatataactttttttcattcaaattaaaaaatcacaCTCAAAGAGTTCAAATGATCACATGCTTTTCATGTTGTCTCTGGTAGGGGCAGTTTATGTTTATGCTAATTTATTATTCGTTCCAACATCCAAGTGACTGCATGATGAACGAGTTTCCAGCTATTTTAAATTCTGTGTAAACTGTTTTAAATGTAACTTACGCATATACAAGTACAATGCAATTGCAGCtattttacagtctatggttaaatgcagtaaaatatttgaaggaatattttaaagaaagaaagaaagaaagttatGGGCCTTTTAATGTTAGTCATTTTatctgataaaacattttttaaacatttttttttctggttttctgtCGTTCAGAATTTGATAATACCCTCCTTacggttattattattataattattattatatacatgccatcacactgtacaataacaaatagtctggttcattacataccgtcgttatgcacttcatgtgttttttatgcacactgttcattgcaccttatttgtttcatagcaccaacatttttatactgcatattcatatttattctactccttaatacatactccttctttagacactttatttttatttttacattacattttattgtattttattgtatttttatatttcattgcttgaagtatgccttggttgttctttttatttaattgtgttgttattgtctctgtgtgtaatgctgctatctatccatctatctatctatctatctatctatctatctatctatctatctatctatctatctatctatctatctatctatctatccatccatccatccatccatccatccatccatccatccatccatccatccatccatccatccatctatctatctatctatctatctatctatctatctatctatctatctatctatctatctatctatctatctatctatctatctatctatctatctatctatctatctatctatctatctatctatctatctatctatctgatgatgatgatgatgatgattattattattattattattattatagtgttaTTAATTACACATGCATACACTTGTGTGTAATTACAGAAAACAATTTGTTTCAAATCCCTCTTTAACTATTTATATAATTCCTGGTTGTTGTTCCACTCCTGTCCACCAGGTGGCAGTGTGACGTCACTGCAGCGCCGCTCGGTTCTCTCTTGTCTCAAACTGATGACGTGTCGAGAAAACAGTTGTCACTTCCGCGTCGCTGCTGTGTTGAGCTGTGATTGGACTGAGCTGCTAACAGAGGAACAGAAACATAAGAGCTCTTATTTACTGCTGCCACCTGCTAAACAATAACCTGAGCTTGTATCTGATTGTTTATCCTGAGAAGTCAGAGGACCGGCGGCAAGACGCGAAGCAAAGGAAGAAGAGAAGCTAGCTCTGTAGCTAGCTctgtagctagctagctagccacTGTGCCTGTTGGGCTGTCAGAGGCTGCAGGAGAACTTCTGGAAAATGGATTTCCTCTGTGAAATAGTTCAAGCCTTAGTGGCTTTGGCAGCTCTGGCTTTTATTGTGGTAAGTAGTTTTAATATTGAGTTATTATTGTGTTGGCAGATAACTTTTATAACGTGTTTTATAGGAAGCATAAGATGAGTGACAGTGTGGGTTTCCTCCTGTGGGATTATTCCACAGAATGAGCAATATATGAATCCTATAGGCTACCTTTCCACTAAATGTGTGATTCTTCTACAAACAGAGATATTTTTGTCGTTAATCCCGAGGAAGTCATGGTTTAAATGCTCCAAAGTCACCTCAAGAGAAGTTCACTTAACCCTCAGAACCCCAACAAGTTGTTTCAAGgcgtttttttgctctttttttttacattttattcactgtggccttgtatttcactgcaatatataaaaaaaatctttaaatccAGCATCTCTGTGGAATCAGTGTGAACAACTGGAATAACTcatttattttgtgcagaataagaGTTATAATAAGATACATATTGTTGTGTaaacatgttatacatattgaactattgtttccagcctctcctgtcctctcctctctgatctgtgtaaacagattttcagtgaatatttatcagaatcaatcatgtcttcagtgtttcTGAGGAGCAGATTTTAATGTTTGGGGGGGACAATTTAGATTTTACTATTGacacttgtttttaaaaaacagattcaaTCTATACCTATAATATGCTaggataacaacaataataaaatgattagcAAACTGTAAATTTCAGTGTAAAAAGGTTTGAGGCAGGATAAATCACTGCAACAACAAAGACTGATGTGCCTCTACTACTACATTCCAGAAGTTTAGAGATGCAGATTTAGTATTTGATATTTCACGTTATACAAATGATCTAATGTATCAATTACATTCACACAGCTCTTGTCAATAAATTTagatgaaaatgtattatttgtggTTTAAAAACTACTCTAACATGTTGAATAAACGGTGTGATGAATCAAAAATAGTTAGTTGTCTCCCGCTGTATATCAGTGACATGAATACAACTGAATGATGCCCAACTGctacagacatttatatttatttattcatattatgtatttactttttgcctccatacatctttgttttttctttacatattcatattattaaaaagGGAATGGACAATGAACATTTGGAACAAGAAGCTATTGATACAAAACCTTTGGCTCTGTACAATTTTGATACTAACAGCTGTAAATCCATTTGTACTTGtcaattgttgtgaaatttcctaataaaaagataattacaaaaaaaaaaaaaaatagttagttCATACAGCATGAAATTGAAACAGCATTGAAAGTGTAAAAACCAAACATTTAAGGACAGTCACCAAATCATAAAGTACATGAAACAAAGCATCATAAAAAACTCATCAAAAGGGATTTAACCCTAAAAACAAGAGTGCCCGTCTCATATTTCTCCCTTTTCAGGTGCTGGTGATGGCGCATGTCACCGCTGGGATGATAAACCTCTCACGCCACGAGAAGGAGAAATATTTCCTCACCGCCACGGGACAGAAGGAGCTTTTCCCCAGCCTCCATGATCCTCATTCCAGAGATCTCTCCGTGGTGATCCCGGCCTACAACGAGGAGCTCCGAAGTGAGTGATGACGGACTTTAGCACAGTAAAGTTGTGCAGCGAGCAGCTTCACCTGTTGATGTTGCTTCAGTATTCAGCTTTGACTATTTACAGATATAGAAAACTGTAAAAGGTAATAGTGACCCAGTTAGGaaataactaaattacattACGCTGCTAATTAGGAGGACGCAGTAAATGCAGtgttaaatgataaatatttatttattattattactagtattatatattatatatcatattattttatttatttttattttatattgttactatttattattacatatattgtattatatattatatactgcactattattattatatactgtctagtcactatagcattgttgccatcatatcaccagtttaattataattacctttatcttgccaaccatcctaccaactgatcttcttttttttaacttcttaagtgtccttgttctattctgtgtttttttctattgttgtttttattcatgctacctcagtattttattttattgtattttattgtacttgaatactggactgctgtgacaaccacatttcccttcggggatgaataaagtaatctatctatctatctatctaaattacattacactgcaaattaGGAGGATGCAGTAAATGCAGTGTTAAATGATACATTGGTAGAGCTTACATCAATGCCTACCTgctgtcagtttgtttttttaacatgcatgtgaatgtgtgtccTTGTAGTGCCTGTGATGCTGGATGAAGCTATGAAGTACTTGGAAGACAGACAGGTAAGTTCTAAGTTAACAGTAAATCAAAATACGtgcacatgcaaaaaaaattgttcagatgcaagacaaaaaaaaacattaaaacaagacaaagtcTGAAGTTGGCTTTGTATAGTAAATTTTCAAACACTGATTTGAGTTTTTCTGCTTCTACGTGGACCAAAAATCATTCAAACTTGACACATAACAACACAACAATCGTACCTAAAGGTCCATTTAAtcacttttactttagtttggtttagttattttgtcacAGTTACATCCCTGATAAAAAAGATGTTGGGAgctgtgtaaaagaaaaaataattcatcAAATTCAGAGTTTAAATTTACAGAACAGATGTTCATGATTATGAACATTAACAGGTAGATTTAGAGGGAAGGGTTAtgatttggcaaaaaaaagatttgagcCAAACcttataacagaagaactgtaaggcacacactaaaaacaatgATTACAAACTATTATTGAATGTAAGTGTGCTCTGTTgttaacttttgtttgtttttttgttttcttgtgtgttttatttcttgtaattGTACCCTTGATATCATTGAAAAATGAGGACTTGCCCTCAATGGTTTCTCAAGATTAAATAAAGGCCaaataaaatttgaaaacaGAGGCAAAGTTTCAAACCTGTAGGACTGATTTAAACTAAATCCTAGTTTAAGATTTAGTTTTGTTTGGAAGCTTATAAGCAATTTTATGGCAGAATGTTATTTCCACAGTGGCCAGTAGGTGGCAGCGTTCAGCTTGTTGTGAAATAAATCCTGACTGTTTTTGGCCTTTTGCAGAAACAGGACAGCTCTTTTACCTATGAGGTCATCGTGGTTGATGATGGCAGCAAAGACAAAACCACAGAGGTGATCatttataaacttttttctggGAATATGTAACCACAAGTGCTATTTCCACAAGCCTACTTTTGCTGAgccaaacatttcaaaatgaatagaaatgtgtttttctctgctgtgCTATTCTTCCAGGTTGCTCTTGGGTACAGTAGAGATTACGGTGCAGATAAACTACGGGTGCTGACGCTGGTAGAGAACCGGGGGAAAGGAGGAGCTGTACGGATGGTGAGACTCTAGATAACTAACTGCAGGAGCAACAGTTTGGATTTGACTTTCtgttcatttgtgtgtttttctatctCCATTAAAGGGAACGCTGAGCTCCAGAGGGAAAGTCATTCTGATGGCGGATGCTGATGGAGCCACAAAGTTTTCTGACCTGGAGAAAGTCGAGGCTGGACTCAACAACCTGAATCCTAAACCGGTGTGTTCACTGTCTGTTTAGCctcatttacatgaattaacccattaaggcctaaagcgcctggaaaaacatgcctgtaaaacctcgaaagaaccccctaaaacctgaagtttttctggaaatatatataacagaagatttttcagcctctgtagcagatagaaatgaaatttgaaAAGTTtctacccgtggctttcatgagaagttgagtttatttgtccaaaccttcaataaagttttttaaaaaatcaacaaactcagcaaatgttacatttgactgaataaaaaatcctatgcataatactaatacatgcccattagcaagatgctaacatgatatgaccactggaagaacaagacatagttctcattagcctactgtaataaaaaaaaaatatatatcataataataataataataataaataataatacattttatatattgcacttttcagggtactcaacgacgcataaagtaatataagacataaacagtcatgatttcttatatcatcatcacaatcaattattgttattaatatgaatatattgttaataataatattattatctccagatggccacaaatctgtctgttcttctgtgaaaatatgtcgtctaaaaacatattcctcatccataaatgccggtcgattggttccgagggttcaaagtccagatcagcaataaaatcatcggcgctgttttcatcagatctcttccgtcacttcctgctgagctcctccgctatagatatagatatctatatatatctatatatatatatatatatatatatatatatatatagatatgcctccgctatagtcgtcttcctccatgatttaaagttctaGAAAAGttccatgttgcattgcgacactcccacatgtattctgatcatgattctgatgcatttcattggccaagagaccgaaaataggtggaaaaaactacaaatactacaaaatgacatatccgctgtcccggccttaatggtagagtgacgcaacagcgctcccggtttcaatggtagaaatgcggtgaTGCTTTCCCgccgtcaatgggttaagagaaGTTTGTCACTGTGCGCTCATACTCAACATgcatctttaaatgtctttataTTCAGGAGAACCTGGGCATttcctgtggctccagagctcACCTGGAGCAGGAGTCAGTAGCTCAGGTAACTgtttgtttatcttgtttttatgatattgttgttgtctgttttcagcattaaataacagctgttgtctctctgctgcagcGTTCTGTGTTCCGTACGTTCCTCATGTACGGGTTCCACTTCCTGGTCTGGTTCTTCTGTGTGAGAGGGATCAAAGACACGCAGTGCGGCTTCAAGCTGTTCACACGGGAGGCGGCGCTCAAAACCTTCACCTGTCTCCACGTGGAGCGATGGTGAGGACTCTTTATTCTAGCTCCAGGAGCTGTTTGTGTTCAGACACTAGACATGTTTCTGATGGATCTTTGGAAACAAGATTTCCTATTTCAAAGCCCTGAAAACCAAACTAAATCTGCTTTTAATCTGTGATCCGTTGGTCCCCTGCTCTCGTttctctttgttattgtttctgttatttctttcaCTGTTCTGAGTAGAACAGTAGCGTTAGTAGCGTTACAGACATTGTTcttactgttattgttatttttctgcccttaattagcttttttctttcttttcgttttttatacttttattttgtttacaccatttctcacttttgtttttatcatgtcAAGTTTCTTTGAGTCCCCTTTTACAGTACtacacaaaaacaatttattattattaagataagagattcctttattgatcccccatgggggaaattcaggtgttgcagcagcacaagtacagagtTAAAACAGATTAAGCTGATAAGAATagaataattatttatatatatatatatatatatatatatatatatatatatataattctagttctaatctaagtacatttgaccaaatataaacaaaaaataatcctatcctgtgacaattttgataaagaaaaaggcaaatgtgtgtttctgtaagcagaaaaggtgtctagtttatttattttaaaataagaaatatcataaacataacttccataaacgcccaatgtaacatatatgtcacgtcacagatctttgacatttaggggtagtattttttttttttaaacattagaaatgtgttctatgtggtccactcggtctgtggtatatcccccatcattttcctttaagaataaataggtctgggttcttatgggttaataaagGTGGTTGTGACTAAAGAAAGTACATATTGTTGGAAAATGAATTTTAATGCAGCTGTTGAACATCTGTTCCTCTTTCTCCCTGCAGGGCTTTTGATGTGGAGCTGCTGTATATCGCCCAGTGTTTTAAAATCCCCATAGCAGAGGTGGCAGTCAACTGGACAGAAATAGAAGGTAGATCTCCATGAATATGTGGACGTGTGTCCTCCTCGTTGATCCATAAATATCTCTGTTGGATTCCTTTGTGAGTCTGTATTTAGctgattttatatattctagtttttatctttcattcacattttgtttataaattcatattgcaGGTGTTTATAGCTGTTTATCTAtctttatttggttattttatgcAAAGCAAAGAATATAGActtataaaaacaagaaaaagctaAAGAAAAGAGGTGCATTTTTACGTGCATGAATTTGCAGTTGTTGCAAAATCCTCCCACAATTACCTAGTTTTCCACCTTTTATCTGAGAACAGCCAGAAATCCCTCCACTATAGACATGAGTATCAATCATAATGTGACAGAAAGCCAGAAGAGACCAGCTTTAACTGGCAAACTGTGATCTACTCGTacttttaaaagctgatatttgCTCTGAACTAGTAGGAGCTGTGATCTTTAATCTTTAAAAGGagttacaaccctgattctaaaGAAGTTGGGAGCTGTGTTAAacgtaaatacaaaaaaaacatcaagttCAGAGTATATATTGATCATTTTGAAGATGAACCTAATAAAATCCAGCTACGTGGGAAGGTGAGTCTGTATTTAGCGGATTTTATATATTCTAGTTTTTATctttcattcacatttttttataaattcatattgcaGGTGTTTATAGCTGTTTATCTATCTTTATTTGATTTggtttggttattttatgtctgtttttcttaTCTGACTTTTTGATTGACATTTActtctttttcatgctttactCAATTTATAAAACATCTTTTAAACTATTTACTAAAGCCTATGTAGTACTGCTGTGATAAAATCTTTTCTGATGGACATTTCTCATGGCTCATCTGCTGCAAACTGACATTTCCTATAAAAATGAAGTTCCTGTTTGCTCTGTTAGGGTCTAAGCTGGTCCCCTTTTGGAGCTGGCTGCAGATGGGACGGGACCTGGTCTTCATCCGCCTGCGCTACCTCACCGGAGCCTGGAAGCTGAAGTCTCCACAGAAGACTGATTAGCCAATCAGACGAGCCCTGGTGTCCCAGAGACAGCCTCTGATTGGGCCATCAGACCTTTGGAGGAGGCGGGACTAACAGCTGTGTCCATCGTTCACGGTGACATCACGTCCTTCCCCTGTGATGTCACACGCCGCTGGATGTTGTGATTCTTCATGTTCCCgcctttttaaaactatttGGATTTTGGCTTGTGATGGCCGCTGTTACATGCACATTTCTGTTGCCGCGGCGACAGAACGTCTGTATGACTGATCCagagtttgtgtttattttgtggcCAATCAGCTGTAAGTGAGAGCCTTGTAGTCAAAATGTGGAGGATCTGATAATTTGACAGGTAAATGAATGTTACTGTGTGATGATGGGAGTTTATATCTGGCTGAGGGTTGATGGGACTAGATGACttgaaccaaaataaaaaacaatgtaatatGTCAATGATTTATGATCTGATAATCATTATTAACCTTTTAACtacagctgcaacaattagtcaaTGAAATCAATTGGTTTAATTTGAaactatttttataataattgtcatttttcatgcaaaaataatgCCAAACAATTGTGGTAAtagtgtaaaattaaacattttatatttgcaataatcagtcaattaatcaatcagtcaactcaaacataatctgaaaataatttcaagattagttgtattttaaaaaaaatctcaaacaaTTGTCAAGTCCaggttttaaaatgttaaaattttctgcatttttttgggTCTTACTTCAGTgttaaactgacaaaaaatatatttacatttgtcaTAATCAACAGTCTGAACCTTTCTATTGAACATTTTAGAAATAACAAAATGCTAAACGGAAAAATAATATGGTAAAGTGCACAAAGCAAAGAATATAGActtatgaaaacaagaaaaagctaAAGAAAAGAGGTGCATTTTTATGTGCATGAATTTGCAGTTGTTGCAAAATCCTCCCACAATTACCgagttttttccaccttttatCTGAGAACAGCCAGAAATCCCTCCACTATAGACATAAGTATCAATCATAATGTGACAGAAAGCCAGAAGAGACGAGCTTTAACTGGCAAACTGTGATCTACTCGTACTTTTAAAAGCTGTTATTTGCTCTGAACTAGTAGGAGCTGTGATCTTTAATCTTTAAAAGGagttacaaccctgattctagAGAAGTTGGGAGCAGTGTTAAacgttaaaattaaaaaaatgcatcaagTTCAGAGTATATATTGATCATTTTGAAGATGAGCCTAATAAAATCCACCTACGTGGGAAGGTTTAGGGGTCAGGAAAGGGTTCGGATTAAATAAACCCGAACTTTTTTTGAGTCAAAGCTTGTAAGAGAAGAATtgaaaaggccaaaaaaaaaatgcatgaggCTTCGTTTGAAAtaatcttctagtttctgcagcTGTGCTTGTTTCACATGTGGCTGAAATGCAACTGAAACTACATCAGTTCAGAATAACTAAAGTTTTCTGGTCTACCCTGACCTGCTGGCGTgcagatcaatcaatcaatcaatcaatcaatcaatcaatcaatcagactttatttgtagagcacttttcatacaatagAAATGTagcacaaagtgcttcacataaaaaaagtaggaaataataataccatcccattaaaaacaaagcacaaactgaggaagttagaaatgaattagatagaatacataaaaattaagtgtccaaactttttttttaatcagggtTGTACATGCATTGTTAATTGTTTGCACAGAAAAATAGTTCATacatgtttttgacattttgttaacattgtggTTGTCTCTTTGCTTGCCACACACCTCAccctgataatataatatttcttGCTTTATACTTTTCTGCAAAATGTAACAGATACTGTATTTAAACAGTATGACTTCTTTAATCTGAGCTCACTGGTTCCTGAT
Coding sequences within it:
- the alg5 gene encoding dolichyl-phosphate beta-glucosyltransferase, whose amino-acid sequence is MDFLCEIVQALVALAALAFIVVLVMAHVTAGMINLSRHEKEKYFLTATGQKELFPSLHDPHSRDLSVVIPAYNEELRMPVMLDEAMKYLEDRQKQDSSFTYEVIVVDDGSKDKTTEVALGYSRDYGADKLRVLTLVENRGKGGAVRMGTLSSRGKVILMADADGATKFSDLEKVEAGLNNLNPKPENLGISCGSRAHLEQESVAQRSVFRTFLMYGFHFLVWFFCVRGIKDTQCGFKLFTREAALKTFTCLHVERWAFDVELLYIAQCFKIPIAEVAVNWTEIEGSKLVPFWSWLQMGRDLVFIRLRYLTGAWKLKSPQKTD